Proteins from a genomic interval of Sphingomonas sp. Y38-1Y:
- a CDS encoding cupin-like domain-containing protein: protein MADADPGIFAALIAVREIAAGDLDAALREATTPFVVRGLVADWPLVQAAQRSAAEARGYLLAQARQRAFPVSVGGEGDGRLFYDAAMAMNFRMMNAGLAEIFARIEEGEASGAGPAIYLGSIDVHDYFDGLHAANHVDLGDRQPTASIWIGTRTRIAAHNDLPHNLACVAAGRRRFTLFPREQFANLYLGPVDNTPAGRAISMVDFHAPDLDRFPRFADALAAAQVAELAAGDALYIPALWWHHVEALEAFNILLNYWWRDSPRWMGDPQDALNHAMLAIRDLPADQRAHWRAMYDAYVFESGDAAAHIPEGSRGILGSMTAEVAGRLRAYLLRRLSR, encoded by the coding sequence GTGGCTGACGCCGATCCCGGCATCTTCGCGGCACTGATCGCGGTGCGCGAGATCGCGGCCGGCGACCTCGACGCGGCGCTGCGCGAAGCGACGACGCCGTTCGTCGTCCGCGGCCTCGTCGCCGACTGGCCGCTCGTTCAGGCGGCGCAGCGTTCGGCGGCGGAAGCGCGCGGTTATCTCCTCGCCCAGGCCCGCCAGCGCGCCTTCCCGGTGTCGGTCGGCGGCGAGGGCGACGGGCGGCTGTTCTACGACGCCGCGATGGCGATGAACTTCCGCATGATGAACGCGGGTCTGGCCGAGATCTTCGCCCGGATCGAGGAAGGCGAGGCGAGCGGTGCCGGACCGGCGATCTATCTCGGTTCGATCGACGTTCACGACTATTTCGACGGGCTCCACGCCGCCAACCATGTCGACCTGGGCGACCGCCAGCCCACCGCGAGCATCTGGATCGGCACGCGCACGCGCATCGCCGCGCACAACGACCTGCCGCACAATCTGGCCTGCGTCGCGGCCGGCCGCCGGCGCTTCACGCTGTTCCCGCGCGAGCAGTTCGCCAACCTCTATCTGGGACCCGTCGACAACACGCCCGCCGGCCGCGCGATCAGCATGGTCGACTTCCACGCCCCCGACCTCGACCGCTTCCCGCGTTTTGCCGACGCGCTCGCGGCGGCGCAGGTGGCGGAACTGGCGGCGGGCGACGCGCTCTACATCCCCGCGCTGTGGTGGCATCATGTCGAGGCGCTGGAGGCGTTCAACATCCTCCTCAACTATTGGTGGCGCGACAGCCCGCGCTGGATGGGCGACCCGCAGGATGCGCTCAACCACGCGATGCTGGCGATCCGCGACCTGCCCGCCGACCAGCGCGCGCACTGGCGGGCGATGTACGACGCCTATGTCTTCGAGAGCGGCGATGCGGCGGCGCACATCCCCGAGGGATCGCGCGGCATCCTCGGCTCGATGACCGCCGAAGTCGCCGGAAGGCTGCGGGCATATCTCCTGCGGAGGCTGTCGCGATGA